The Bacteroidales bacterium genome includes a window with the following:
- a CDS encoding MFS transporter, with protein sequence MKENVKKLLSESKTARWIALALISLTMFFAYFFVDVAAPLQSLLERNHGWTPETFGMLGGSEFFLNVFAFFLILSGIILDKMGIRFTIITAGLAMVVGGAIKYYALTEAFAGTGLANWLDTFWTVVPSSAKLAFFGFAIFGIGVEMAGITVSKTIVKWFKGRELALAMGLEMAVARLGVFAVFRLSPIFAENGGAVNAIFWGVAFLMVGFLTFFIYTFMDARFDKEKGVVAGSEPEEAFRISDLWLILKNPGFLAIAGLCVLFYSAIFPFQKFATDMLASKLDINIKDAAAMFSYFPIGAMVLTPFIGAFLDKKGWGATMMLYGAILLTVSHLIFALVPAAAFTPFIAYATIVILGLAFSLVPASMWPSIPKIVEERFLGSAYGLTFWIQNIGLLAVPILIGWALTASNPGVAEAIASGDLNAKYNYTVPELIFAGFGVLAMILALVLKAVDKKHGFGLDLPNKRS encoded by the coding sequence ATGAAAGAAAACGTCAAAAAACTACTGAGCGAGTCAAAAACGGCCCGTTGGATTGCCCTCGCACTTATCTCATTAACAATGTTCTTTGCTTACTTTTTTGTGGATGTTGCTGCACCTCTTCAAAGTTTGCTTGAACGTAACCACGGATGGACACCAGAAACTTTCGGCATGCTGGGAGGTTCAGAGTTTTTCCTGAACGTTTTCGCCTTCTTCCTGATCCTTTCGGGGATCATACTGGATAAGATGGGCATTCGGTTCACAATTATTACAGCAGGCCTGGCAATGGTTGTGGGTGGAGCCATCAAGTATTATGCGCTTACCGAAGCTTTTGCCGGAACCGGTTTGGCCAATTGGCTCGATACTTTCTGGACGGTCGTTCCTTCTTCAGCCAAGCTGGCTTTCTTCGGGTTTGCTATTTTTGGTATTGGTGTTGAGATGGCGGGTATTACTGTTTCAAAAACAATTGTCAAATGGTTCAAAGGCAGAGAACTGGCCCTGGCCATGGGACTGGAAATGGCGGTGGCCCGATTAGGCGTTTTTGCTGTATTTCGCCTTTCTCCTATTTTCGCCGAAAATGGTGGCGCAGTCAATGCCATCTTCTGGGGAGTTGCTTTCCTTATGGTAGGTTTTCTCACATTCTTTATTTACACCTTTATGGATGCGCGCTTCGACAAGGAAAAAGGTGTTGTTGCCGGCTCTGAACCCGAAGAGGCTTTTCGCATAAGCGATCTCTGGCTGATCCTGAAAAACCCTGGCTTCCTGGCTATTGCCGGATTATGCGTGTTGTTCTATTCGGCTATTTTCCCGTTCCAGAAATTTGCAACTGATATGCTGGCCTCCAAACTTGATATCAATATCAAAGATGCTGCAGCCATGTTCTCATACTTCCCGATCGGCGCTATGGTTCTTACTCCATTTATTGGCGCATTCCTCGATAAGAAAGGTTGGGGGGCTACCATGATGCTGTATGGGGCTATTCTGCTTACTGTTTCGCATTTAATTTTTGCGCTTGTACCTGCTGCAGCGTTTACTCCATTTATTGCATATGCCACCATTGTTATCCTTGGACTGGCTTTTTCACTGGTTCCTGCTTCAATGTGGCCTTCCATTCCCAAGATTGTAGAAGAGCGATTCCTGGGTTCAGCATACGGCTTAACATTCTGGATTCAGAATATCGGCCTGCTGGCCGTACCCATTCTGATTGGTTGGGCGCTTACTGCCTCCAACCCTGGTGTAGCCGAGGCTATCGCAAGCGGAGACCTCAATGCAAAATATAATTATACTGTGCCGGAACTAATTTTCGCTGGTTTTGGTGTACTGGCGATGATCCTTGCACTAGTGCTCAAAGCAGTAGATAAGAAACATGGTTTTGGCCTTGATCTACCAAATAAAAGAAGCTAA